Sequence from the Miscanthus floridulus cultivar M001 chromosome 16, ASM1932011v1, whole genome shotgun sequence genome:
GTCGGGTAGCAGGCGTTGTGACGCCGAGTGCCGGCACGGTGATCGCACCCCGACACAGCAACCgtgtcatgcacgctttttaaaagcGTCCCAAAAACGCACCTCAAGGCTTCGATCGCTGAACCAACTATTTTACGCTTAAGATGgcatgtcaagctactaaaacaaaaTATAAACCTATGCCCCCATTTAACCCGATCCTCCTATAAAAATTCCTAAACTTTGCTTCATCGAtccattttccgacttaagaaaaTGGCTAAGTTTTCGTTCGGATTCgcgtcgaattcgatttccaagcgaTCAAGTATGCTAGCTAACGAATCCCATTATCGACCATAAGTATTTCATCGTCGCCTATGAAGCTCATGCTATAAACTTTACCAAAGTTTCGTATATGCGTTATATAACATTTTCATTCAATAAAAATTTCTTTTGGACCCTAAGTAAcacaacgcgacatgaaatgtaacattcgtTTCGTGTTTTAAATGAACGTTTCAAATTTCGTATATTGCTTTACACCTTATATTACACACAATTatacataagtatgatgctcagtgttttagcaaaaagctGAATAGTGTAACACCGATGGTGTTACATACTGGTACTAATTGCACTTAGACCGTCTCCAACAACCGTTAtctaaaatacaagacccatttcATATTTGCGTAGCGCTACAAGCAAAGGGTTCAATACTCATTTTTGTCTTtttcaacaacaagacccaaaagagaacatTTTCTGCAAATAGGTCATCAGAGAGAAGATACTCAGATTTTGGTTATACCTCTCCTGACACCCTAAATAAGTCTTTTATATAGGTACTCTATTGAAAGCTATAGTATTCTGTTGAAGACCTATTTTAGGTTTAGGTCTCCTGATGGGTCTCCTGTTAGAGACAACCTTACAGTGCAGAAGCCAACTTAGTTTCTATGCGTATTAATTACCCTGCTACATAAGTATTTTGTGGATGTGGCAAATGATTTAACAATGGAAGAGAGAGGAGAAGATGGTCTCTTAATAAAAAAACTATATCTACACAGGAATCCAGATATAAAGAGATGCGATAGACACATAAGGAAGAACATATAATTGGATAAAAGATTATTACGTAAAAACTATTCGTTGAGAGTATAATTTCTACTTATAGTGTCTACTAGAAATAAATAGACATTAATCGCTCTGTTTGTTTGAACTTATAAGCCTAGCTTATTAgttatggtataatatttttctatcgtaacaaaacaacatcagcttAATTATTAGAAAAAACCATCAGTCGAAGTGCTCGATTGAAATTGAGAAAAAATTCTATTTGGCCCCGAAAATAATGCTActttcctatttgacaccgaaactgaaaatctttcctatatgtTCTCAACTCGAATTTTTCTTTGCTATTTGACACTTTCGTCACTTCTGTGAGCAATGCCCGTTAGTTGCCCAAGTGAGACAATGGAAAAAGACCAAAATACCCTTTTAGAGGAGAAAAAGAAATCACTCAACACAGGGGGTCGTGGGCTCGTGGGCTCAGCACAGGCGCTGTTAGCTCAGATTATTTACTATCTATTTGCTTATGTAGAGGGACACCGAAAAAGAGGAAGAAGGTTACCAAATCAGCACAGAGTTCCATTGTGTCATTAGAGGATGAAGCACGAACATGTTCTATGACTTTTCCACCAAGGTTAGCTCAATTTCCACTTTCTGTATTTAGGTTCCAACTCATGGTGTCTCATCCTAGTACTTTCAATATTACTGTAGTCAAAACTTGAAACCTGAACCTATAGCTAGTAAGAAGAGAAAGGGTGCTGACTCTAATTCTGGACCAGCAGAAAGGTAATTAATAAAAACTTGAATAAATATTCTACTAATAGAAAGCTAATGGTGACTTCTAAGTACCAACCTCTCTTCTTTTTTGTAGTGTAAGCTTGGAGATTACAAGTAAGAAAAAGGGAAAGCGGGGTTCCTCTATCTCTGGAGCATAAAAAAGGTAGCCTATACTAATTCTGAAATTATTTTGCATGGTCAGTTTTTTGATTTGATCTCAAATAATGTCTTCATACACATAAACATGTATAGGTCTAGAAGTGGTTCAAATCAACCTGAACCACTTTCAATTGAGCTTCCTACGTCCAAAGATAAACCAGATGTTGTTGTCAAGTTAAAGGGcaaaaggagaaagaaagaaGTAGATAAAAACGCTGCAAAAAATCTTTTGTCGCAGCTTGATAGCCCTGCAATGGGCACAAGGAGCAAAAGACTTCAGCCTAGTAGTCTGGCATTGAGCACAAGAAGCAAAAGAAGGCTGAGTTTGTGATTCATGTATGAGAAAATTGCCTAACTATGTATTGTGTTAGAGATGTATGTAATGGATGCAAACCTGTGAAAAATGTTTCTATGCATCTAAACCTGAATGTAACTCTTATTGTGATCATGGATGCTAAATATTGCATTTATCTTGAACCTGTGAGTTTTCCAAAATAAATGTGTCATTGTCCTGCTGCATGTCATCTTTTCAAATTGGATGTTGTTGGAGACCTATTTTATTGTTGTTATTCATGTATCTAGAGAATTAATTTTAAACTGAATATAATTATAAGTAATTATATATGATGATGTTTGATCCTTTATTTATTTAACACAAGTAAAAACTGAAACAATGCAGTTTGAGATAAAAACATTCATAAAAGATAGCAATATTAACCATGGAATGTCAGGACTGGTAAAAAAACTCCAGGGGTAAAACAGACTTTCCACATAGGACTTAACACTGTCAGCAACCCAAACTGATGGAAGTGTtaaataggaaagaaaaactcgagttgaggacatataggaaagattttcagtttcGGTGTCAAATAAGAAATGAGCATTATTTTCAGAGCCAAATAGGAAATTTTCTCATTGAAATTACTGCACCAAGTACTGCCTACCGGCCGATTTGAGCTGAAAGCCCTGATTCAGGTGACCTGAGAAAAGGATTAGAGGAAACCGTAGTTCAGTGCTACCGGAGTTGCTTCAGTGCTAGATGGGCCGCTAGTCGTTGGCCCTGATTCGAAGACTCCGCAGTCCCCTCACGGCCGCCCACATCCCGCAGACAGCCGCCGCAGCCGGCGCAAATTCCCCTTCCGCGTCTGCCTGGCCGCTGGGGTTTCTAGGCTAGCGCGTGCCGTCCTCTCCCCTCGCCCTCCACCACCATGGCCGAGGAGGCCCAGGCTCCGCTATCCGCCACCATGGCGAAGGAGGCCGAGTCGCCGCCGTCCGCCACCGTAGCGGAGGCGACGGCGCCGCCGCAGCTCGTATTATTCAACTCCCTGACGAAGAGGGAGGAGCCCTTCCAGCCCCGGGTGGAGGGGAAGGTGGGGATGTACGTCTGTGGCGTCACTCCCTACGACTTTAGCCACATCGGCCACGCGCGTGCCTACGTCGCCTTCGACGTCCTCTACAGGTAGCAATCCCAGCACCCTCGGATCCGGAGGCCCTTTCTCTTGATTGCTCAATTAGTGCTCTCGATTAGGAAATATATTGTCTAGTAGCGTTGTCTCAGTGTATTGTTGTAGTAGTAGGTTTGTGTGTTTAGTCATGCTCGGGTCTGGATGTTCAACATAGCTGGATCCAGGCTATGTCTAAACTGTATTAGTTGCTAGTTGCCTCTGGAATCTACATCTAGATACATGTTTGATGGACTAATTATTGCTGTGACTGATTAAGCATTTGAATTCTGGCCATGCTGTATTTCTCATTGTCATGAATTATTTTTATGTATttcctctgtcccaaattatTTTTATGtattccctctgtcccaaaataaatcaacttctagagctgttttatgtcaaactattttaagttcGATCCACTGTATAAATAATAGtaccaacatctatgacaccaaaTAAGTAAAAATATATCTTCATGCTGTAttcaatgatactaatttggtgtAAAAAATATTAGCGATCTTTTATATAAAtcggtcaaacttaagatagtttgacttaggatgatTCTGGAAGTTGATTTGttttgggatagagggagtacatGCAACATGCCAATATGTGATTCTTTGTAACTTggaacactttgagcaagctaaCCTTAGCGTATTAGTACTACAGTCATGTGTTGCTGTTTTGAATTAAACCTACAATGGTCTGTATACATTACATTAATACATTTGTCAAAAGACTAGCTGAGTTAAAGCATAATATTGAGTCATGTTGCTATCTGTGCTTCTTAAGTTTTGATAACATATTTATTCTATAATAAAACTGGTCTCACATTCCTTGTAGGTACCTTAAATTCTTGGGGTATGAAGTTGAATATGTCCGTAATTTCACGGATATCGATGACAAGGTAACAATTTGTTCGCACTATTCTAGAGTTACATTTTAGTAGTTGAGAAGGAAGGAGAACTTCTTGAGGTATCAAAATGGAAGGAGCATGATCTTATTTGTGACAGTGTCATCTGTGGATTAATTTGTTTCTGGGTTCAACTAATCTTGTGCTTCCTCTTAGCCGGAGTGTCACCACCAGTGCCATTTCATCCCAACATCTGTTCTTTTTTGTTGGCATTGTTCATAGATCAGACAACAGGATTTACAAAATAGTTTAATTTTTCCAGTGtgttgcatgtttaatatattttttttctttttctttcccaaTACCTTTTGTCAGAAATTCAGATAAAATATTTCCTTGCCTTTTTTTACAGATTATTAAGCGTGCAAATGAACGTGGTGAAACAGTTACAAGTTTGAGTAGCCGGTTTATCAATGAATTTCTTCTTGATATGACTGAGCTCCAGTGCTTGCCTCCTACCTGCGAGCCACGGGTAACAGAGCACATTGAGCATATTATAGAGTTGATAACAAAGGTACAGTATTGCTACAAATCAAACTGATGTAAATGTGTGTTTACTTATTGCTTTCATGATACTTTGCAGCTGTTGTCAGGGGATGAGCTTAGTTAGGGCCATCAGTGGCTATGTCCCACCCTTGAAATTTTGCTATGAACACAATAGGTTTCTGTCTAATAGCCAGTTGTGGTTGAAACTCTTTAGTAATTTTCCTGGTGCCCCCTGGCTTTGATTGGAAGCTCCACCACTCTGGCTACTATAAACAAAATCAACACTGATGATTACATTATTTGCCACCATACAAATTAAACCCATTCTTTCACTCATTATATCTAGTTCCATGATATTCAACAGTCATGCATAACTTACTGTATATAATCCTGATGGTACAAAAAATGCCCCTTTAATCTCTTCTTATGTCACATGTCTTTCCCATGTTGTCTATGTTTCTGGACAGATAATGGAGAATGGGAAAGCCTATGCTATGGAAGGAGATGTGTACTTTTCAGTCGATAGCTTTCCTGAATATCTCAGTTTATCTGGAAGGAAATTTGATCAAAATCAAGCAGGTGCACGGGTTGCTTTTGATACGAGAAAGCGTAATCCTGCAGACTTTGCACTCTGGAAGGTAAGATTGAAGTACTGATGTTGCTAGGGTTGATTTCACAAAACTACAACTACTGGGTCTAACTATGAGGAAACTACAACTTCTGGGATCAGTTTCACAGAACTGCAACTACTCGTCCACATCCAAGTCCACATGCGTTGTGTGGCTACACATGTGGGTCCATGCAAAATGTTGTAGATCTGTTAATTGAGGCTGCAGTAGTTATAGTTTTGTGAAACAAATCCTAAAACCTGCATTTCCTTGATTAGGCACAAATAGCTGTAGTTTTGTGAAATAAACTCATATCTAGCTTAGTGTTGTCACTTTCTTCTAATTCTTCAATAATCATTGTTTCAGGCTGCAAAGGAGGGTGAGCCTTTTTGGGATAGCCCTTGGGGCCATGGAAGACCAGGATGGCATATTGAATGCAGTGCAATGAGTGCTCACTATTTAGGACATGTATTTGATATTCATGGTGGGGGGAAAGATTTGATTTTTCCTCATCATGAGAATGAGCTTGCCCAAAGCCGAGCGGCTTATCCTGAGAGCGAGGTCAAGTGCTGGATGCACAACGGCTTCGTTAACAAAGATGATAAAAAAATGGCAAAATCAGATAATAACTTTTTCACGATTAGAGATGTAAGTGGTGAACACATGGCTCCTTTTAGTTTAGTCATTGTGATTAGTTTTAACCTTTAGGTTTCCCTTCAGATCTCCTACTGTTGCTTTCTTTAGTTCTTTGCATGAGTTTGAACTTTAAGGTTCCTGTTGAGATCAATAACAGTTGTTTTTGTTCAGATCATTGCTCTTTACCATCCAATGGCTTTAAGATTTTTCTTGATGCGCACGCATTATAGATCAGATGTGAACCACTCTGATCAAGCACTTGAGATTGCATCTGATCGTGTCTACTACATTTATCAGGTACTTGACTTACTTTAGCTTCAAATTTTTGTGACTTATTGGATTTAGGTTTGAGCATTAATTATCCTTGTGTCCTAATTCACTCCATTGTTTTCTTTGTAGACTCTATATGACTGTGAGGAAGTGCTAGCTACATATCGTGAAGAGGGTATTGCTGTCCCAGTGCCATCTGAGGAGCAAAATCTGATTGATAAGCACCATTCAGAATTCTTGAAATATATGTCGAATGATCTTAAAACCACAGATGTTCTGGATCGTTGCTTCATGGAGCTGCTGAAGACCATAAACAGCAGTCTGAATGATTTGAAGGTATTCTGGTCTCTTGCTTCCAAGTTCCAATGTTATATTATTTTTTCCTTGCCCATAACACCATTTCTACTTTCAGAAACTGCAGCAAAAAATAGAACAGCAAAAGAAGAAACAGCAACAGCAGAAGAAGCAGCAACAGAAGCAACAGCAGTTGCAAAAACAACCAGAAGATTATATTCAAGCGCTGATTGCATTGGAAACAGAACTTAAAAATAAACTGTCTATACTTGGTCTGATGCCATCATCATCTTTGGCAGAGGTACTGAAGCCAATGTGCCTGTCTAGAAATAAAATAATTCCGGTGTCTAGAAATGTATTTCTGTTTATGATGACCACCTACATATTTAACGAGTAAATTGTTGCTCCAATAGGTACTGAAGCAATTGAAGGACAAAGCATTAAAGCGAGCGGGACTGACTGAAGAAAAATTGCAAGAGCAGATTGAGCAGAGAAATGTCGCAAGGAAGAATAAGCAGTTTGAGGTATCTGATGGAATCAGGAAAAACCTTGTTACCAAGGGCATCGCCCTAATGGACGAACCTTCTGGTACGGTGTGGAGACCATGCGAACCAGAGCGGTCTGAATAATCATGATTATATGCTCATTGACTCAACAAGTGATGGTGTAAAATGAGATGTGGTATTCTGCAGGGTAGGGGTTCCATTGACTCACCAGTTGAAACTTGCATTTCTGGTTGTGTAAGAAGCAATAGACCCCATATATATACTTGACTTCTTGGGAGGTTTGAGTTTTAGTTTTGGATATGAGACTTGGCAATTCCATTTCAATGAACAGATGAAATTTTACTTTGTACTATTTTTGCTTGTGTTGGTGGTTGTGCACCGGTGCTGTGTTTGAGATGATGAAGTAAGTGCTTTGTTTAAGGTAATGAAAACTGATCTGGCAGAATTTGGTTAGCCTCCTCGGGTCATGAAGATGTCATCTTTTGGATGTTGAAACTAACTTGCATAAACATGTAGTTATTAGACACTAAACATGATCACTAATTACACGTAATGTAGAAACTAAAGAAAATTGGTCTGACTATAGCTGTTAGACGTTGATGTGCCTCTGATGTTGACATCATTCAACCAGATCTTTGATTATGAGGAAAAAAAAACATCGGATTTATGAAACAGATAAGCCAAACATCATAGGCTCAAAATCATATCACAATAGAGCATAAGTAGATACGTAACCGGGATCCCGAGTCTTGATGTAGTGGAGGTGTGGATGGTATCTCTCAAGAATCACCTTGATTTGCTTAAATCGGGTCGGTTGGTATCTTCCGGGGATCACCGAGGTTTGATTTGCTTAAATCGGGTTGGTTAAGTGGATGACGCTCGATTTAGGTAAATATCACGGCGAATTCCTACTTGTGCGTCAAATCCTAGCCGCCTGCGTGGGAGGAACCGAGAGGGCGTGGGAGGAGGCAGTGTGATCCCATTGAACCGAGAGTGGATACGAAGTTCCTCTCGACCTCGAAAACTTACGAATTGAAGAGGATAT
This genomic interval carries:
- the LOC136511826 gene encoding cysteine--tRNA ligase CPS1, chloroplastic/mitochondrial-like, with the translated sequence MAEEAQAPLSATMAKEAESPPSATVAEATAPPQLVLFNSLTKREEPFQPRVEGKVGMYVCGVTPYDFSHIGHARAYVAFDVLYRYLKFLGYEVEYVRNFTDIDDKIIKRANERGETVTSLSSRFINEFLLDMTELQCLPPTCEPRVTEHIEHIIELITKIMENGKAYAMEGDVYFSVDSFPEYLSLSGRKFDQNQAGARVAFDTRKRNPADFALWKAAKEGEPFWDSPWGHGRPGWHIECSAMSAHYLGHVFDIHGGGKDLIFPHHENELAQSRAAYPESEVKCWMHNGFVNKDDKKMAKSDNNFFTIRDIIALYHPMALRFFLMRTHYRSDVNHSDQALEIASDRVYYIYQTLYDCEEVLATYREEGIAVPVPSEEQNLIDKHHSEFLKYMSNDLKTTDVLDRCFMELLKTINSSLNDLKKLQQKIEQQKKKQQQQKKQQQKQQQLQKQPEDYIQALIALETELKNKLSILGLMPSSSLAEVLKQLKDKALKRAGLTEEKLQEQIEQRNVARKNKQFEVSDGIRKNLVTKGIALMDEPSGTVWRPCEPERSE